The Stygiolobus azoricus genome window below encodes:
- a CDS encoding 2-oxoacid:ferredoxin oxidoreductase subunit beta: MEALKQFKPEWSDWCPGCGNFGILNAEQQAIMELGLNLERVVIVSGIGCSGKLPHFMRVPISGVHTLHGRAIAFATGIKLANPSLEVIVNGGDGDLLGIGVGHFVSVGRRNIDITVIIHDNGVYGLTKGQASPTLLRGIKTKSLPKPNINDAINPLFLALSSGYTFVARGYAYDVKHLKELIKMAIKHKGLAVIDVLQPCPTYNDINTKEWYDKRIYKLEEQPDWDPVVRNENEVKDKLKKAIEKSLEWGDRIPIGVFYKNETIPSFEERISQAAPSYYQYYPSSQPIEIEGKLNTLIDEILKEKKVEN; this comes from the coding sequence ATGGAGGCGCTTAAACAGTTCAAACCTGAGTGGAGTGACTGGTGTCCAGGTTGCGGTAATTTTGGCATACTTAATGCTGAACAGCAGGCAATAATGGAGCTAGGACTAAATTTAGAAAGGGTCGTAATCGTATCTGGAATCGGATGTTCTGGTAAACTACCGCACTTCATGAGGGTACCAATCTCTGGAGTCCATACTCTACACGGTAGAGCAATAGCATTTGCAACTGGAATCAAGCTTGCTAATCCCTCACTGGAAGTAATAGTGAATGGTGGAGACGGGGACTTACTGGGAATAGGAGTCGGTCATTTCGTTTCAGTAGGAAGAAGAAATATCGATATTACGGTAATAATTCACGATAACGGCGTTTATGGTCTCACTAAAGGGCAAGCCTCTCCTACACTTCTGAGAGGAATAAAGACTAAGTCATTACCTAAGCCTAATATTAACGATGCGATTAACCCTCTATTTTTGGCATTATCCTCTGGATATACATTCGTGGCTAGGGGATATGCCTACGATGTTAAACATCTCAAAGAATTGATAAAGATGGCTATAAAGCACAAGGGTTTAGCAGTAATAGATGTACTTCAACCTTGTCCAACATATAATGATATAAACACTAAGGAATGGTACGATAAAAGGATCTATAAACTTGAGGAACAGCCTGACTGGGATCCAGTAGTGAGGAATGAGAACGAGGTCAAGGATAAGCTAAAGAAAGCAATAGAGAAGAGTCTAGAGTGGGGAGACAGGATACCCATTGGAGTATTCTATAAGAATGAAACAATCCCATCTTTTGAGGAAAGAATTAGCCAAGCTGCACCTTCTTACTATCAATATTACCCCTCCTCTCAACCAATTGAGATAGAAGGTAAATTAAATACCCTTATAGACGAGATCCTGAAAGAGAAGAAAGTAGAGAATTAG
- a CDS encoding xanthine dehydrogenase family protein molybdopterin-binding subunit codes for MRRNDVLDLLIGKGNYVDDIPYKGYFGVFVRSPYPHARILKIDAEEVVRKGGLVFTAKDLYFNKGEKEENEGTALLTLPLAFKKVRYEGEPIALVIAEDPYKAQDLAELVSIDYEVLQPVSSVEEALKNEVLVFEELKTNVVYEKTLEYGTIPFGDKELDLDLYWSRSSGNPIETFGAIVYPDGTVYSNAQAPKFLAEEISKISGRKVKLIPVRAGGSFGSKFSLAPYISVLVQASAKFNVPIKWIETRSEHLKASNSSGPERTFKIKVYYKENGLITGLDFTVFEDIGASLYNGQAFKPSGILAGPYKIRNIRYTAKLIATNKNPPGAFRGAGTPPHTWALERIMDTLAEELGISKSEIRKKNFIDNFPYEAPYTLYDSGDPNRLLSLALERTDLWNLREKGYGIGLACSTDPSTPSGTEGVKIEVRNGKVVVKVGYSPEGQGNEHTAVKLVSQFLGIPEELVTVETIDSDSSPPSFGPGGSRMAVFMAGAIKGAVEELVKVISQRIRREYGEEVEFSNGYFIAKNGDKFHISKFEGTEVTYTFNHQGKYRFTAYPFACDIAVVKVDRETGLIKPVKLVVYIDPGTPIDEELVKEQVIGGSAIGVSLALYEAYKYGKQGELLTTSLIDYGLPSALDLPEFEINIVPTPSPYTPLGAKGVGEIPVGVAAAAITSAVEDLTGKKIRSVPIDKEILYTG; via the coding sequence ATGAGACGAAACGATGTATTAGATTTGCTTATAGGAAAAGGAAATTACGTAGACGATATACCGTATAAAGGTTATTTCGGTGTTTTCGTAAGGAGTCCATATCCCCATGCCCGAATTCTCAAGATAGATGCTGAGGAAGTGGTAAGGAAAGGAGGGCTCGTATTTACTGCAAAAGATCTCTATTTTAATAAAGGCGAAAAAGAAGAGAATGAAGGCACTGCACTCTTGACTCTACCCTTGGCTTTCAAAAAAGTAAGATATGAAGGGGAGCCTATAGCACTTGTCATAGCTGAAGATCCTTATAAAGCACAAGACCTTGCAGAGCTGGTTAGTATTGACTATGAAGTTTTACAACCGGTTTCTAGTGTAGAGGAAGCATTAAAGAACGAAGTACTGGTTTTCGAGGAGTTAAAGACTAACGTGGTATACGAAAAGACTTTAGAATATGGTACTATTCCTTTTGGTGACAAGGAGTTAGATTTAGACCTTTATTGGTCTAGATCTTCGGGAAACCCTATAGAGACCTTTGGTGCAATAGTGTATCCTGACGGAACAGTTTACTCTAATGCTCAAGCTCCAAAATTTTTGGCCGAAGAGATTAGCAAAATTAGCGGAAGAAAAGTTAAACTAATCCCGGTCAGAGCAGGTGGTAGTTTTGGCTCAAAGTTTTCATTAGCACCTTACATTTCAGTACTTGTTCAGGCTTCGGCTAAATTTAACGTACCTATAAAATGGATAGAGACCAGGAGTGAGCACTTAAAGGCATCTAACAGTTCAGGACCAGAAAGGACTTTCAAAATAAAAGTATACTACAAAGAGAACGGGTTAATAACGGGATTAGACTTTACCGTATTTGAAGACATAGGGGCTAGCTTATACAACGGACAAGCTTTCAAGCCTTCTGGTATTTTAGCTGGGCCTTACAAAATAAGAAACATCAGATACACTGCTAAACTTATAGCAACTAACAAAAATCCGCCGGGAGCATTTAGAGGAGCTGGAACTCCACCCCACACTTGGGCTTTAGAAAGAATAATGGACACATTAGCGGAAGAGCTTGGAATAAGCAAGAGCGAGATCAGAAAGAAGAACTTCATAGACAATTTCCCATATGAGGCTCCTTATACCTTATATGACTCAGGAGATCCGAATAGACTGCTATCTTTAGCCCTCGAAAGAACTGACTTATGGAACTTAAGAGAGAAGGGTTACGGTATTGGGTTGGCTTGTTCTACCGATCCCAGCACTCCATCAGGAACAGAAGGTGTTAAGATAGAGGTCAGAAACGGTAAAGTAGTTGTAAAAGTCGGTTACAGTCCGGAAGGACAAGGGAACGAACATACGGCTGTAAAGCTAGTCTCACAGTTTTTAGGTATACCAGAAGAACTAGTTACAGTGGAAACAATTGACAGTGACTCCTCTCCCCCTTCATTTGGCCCCGGAGGAAGCAGAATGGCAGTCTTTATGGCAGGTGCAATAAAAGGCGCTGTTGAAGAGCTGGTAAAGGTTATCTCCCAAAGGATAAGGAGGGAGTACGGAGAAGAAGTCGAGTTCTCTAATGGTTACTTCATTGCTAAAAACGGAGATAAGTTCCACATTTCTAAGTTTGAGGGCACAGAAGTAACATACACATTTAATCACCAAGGGAAGTACAGATTTACGGCTTATCCTTTTGCATGTGATATAGCTGTTGTTAAAGTGGATAGAGAAACTGGACTCATTAAACCAGTAAAGCTAGTAGTGTATATAGATCCGGGTACTCCTATTGACGAAGAGTTAGTTAAAGAGCAAGTAATAGGAGGTTCTGCTATTGGGGTTTCGCTTGCGTTATATGAGGCATACAAGTACGGAAAACAAGGTGAATTACTCACTACTTCATTAATAGATTACGGGCTTCCGTCAGCGTTAGATTTGCCAGAATTTGAGATTAATATAGTTCCAACACCATCACCTTATACTCCGTTAGGTGCAAAAGGTGTAGGAGAGATCCCAGTGGGAGTAGCAGCTGCTGCAATTACGAGTGCAGTTGAAGACCTAACAGGCAAGAAAATAAGAAGTGTACCTATTGATAAGGAAATTCTATATACCGGGTAA
- a CDS encoding carbon-nitrogen hydrolase family protein translates to MKFAIVQPTSTFSAVQLTEEALKAGAEIVLLPEKWTKHLDDVPLVDFQRLAKKYTSYVIPGAVEDGVSVVSPVIDPNGEVKGIAKKIHLYEDEKNRLFPGSSTIIFTYRSVKIGIVICYDVDFPEVIRQMFVKGVEVVLIPSKIPQDGLELWRDYLRVRVLENRLAIVNANALQLPEYPGKSVVYVPVKKGKYVYAEKVVEMGSSENFLVVDINPLHYMDLRVNRLKEYSNFEINEI, encoded by the coding sequence TTGAAATTTGCAATAGTTCAGCCTACTAGCACTTTCTCAGCAGTACAACTTACTGAGGAAGCACTGAAGGCGGGAGCGGAAATAGTGTTGTTACCTGAGAAATGGACTAAGCACTTAGACGATGTACCTTTAGTGGATTTCCAACGCCTTGCTAAAAAGTACACCTCTTATGTAATACCTGGAGCCGTAGAAGACGGTGTCTCAGTTGTTTCACCGGTCATAGACCCGAACGGGGAAGTAAAAGGAATAGCTAAAAAGATACACCTTTATGAAGACGAAAAAAACAGACTTTTTCCTGGGTCTTCAACAATTATATTTACATATAGGAGTGTAAAAATAGGTATAGTCATATGCTACGATGTTGACTTTCCTGAGGTAATAAGGCAGATGTTCGTAAAGGGTGTTGAAGTAGTACTAATTCCATCGAAGATTCCTCAGGATGGATTGGAACTTTGGAGGGATTATCTGAGAGTTAGGGTACTCGAAAATAGGTTAGCAATTGTCAACGCCAACGCTTTACAGTTGCCAGAATACCCAGGTAAAAGTGTAGTATATGTTCCCGTGAAAAAGGGTAAATATGTATACGCTGAAAAAGTTGTAGAGATGGGATCTTCTGAAAACTTCTTGGTAGTTGATATAAACCCGCTTCATTATATGGATTTAAGAGTAAATAGACTAAAGGAGTACTCCAATTTTGAAATAAACGAAATTTGA
- a CDS encoding CBS domain-containing protein has protein sequence MMSIKELIEESKVIATYNDRIREIVSKMRENNQWVVPVIKEKEVVGILSYNDLLRKRISPESKVINLMSPLLSVSEKDDIQKVVAKFYTAKARAIPVVDDKKRLVGIITRERLLSYFLSSGEFAKAKVREYMNSPVITVNAEDSVARARWLMSNNNITKLPIMEEKKVSGIISARDIVDRLYSSGGKKKSSILTEEERLMSLPVKEIMNYPVITAKGDDSVEKAVETMLSKKISGTPVLEGEYLVGMFSGIDAITIIAKKYQMEIPIEARLTSELKQGNMKALIDGILERYLSRLEKLTDIINFKVTFKEESKSEGKKLYQVTARAVTKVGDFVTKDSDWDPVTAVRKAVERLEERVQKELRKMETTRRKQKAEES, from the coding sequence ATGATGAGTATAAAAGAATTAATCGAGGAATCAAAGGTAATAGCAACTTACAACGATAGGATAAGGGAAATAGTAAGCAAGATGAGGGAAAATAATCAGTGGGTAGTACCCGTAATTAAAGAAAAAGAAGTCGTGGGGATTTTAAGTTATAATGATCTGCTGAGAAAAAGGATCAGTCCCGAGTCTAAAGTAATAAACCTTATGAGCCCTTTGCTTTCGGTAAGCGAAAAAGACGATATTCAGAAAGTAGTGGCTAAGTTCTACACGGCTAAGGCTAGGGCTATTCCAGTTGTTGATGATAAGAAAAGATTAGTGGGTATAATCACTAGGGAGAGATTACTTTCATATTTCTTAAGTAGTGGTGAATTTGCAAAAGCAAAGGTTAGGGAATACATGAACTCACCAGTTATAACTGTTAATGCTGAAGATTCGGTAGCAAGAGCTAGATGGCTCATGAGTAATAACAACATAACGAAGTTACCAATAATGGAAGAAAAGAAAGTTTCTGGAATCATCTCTGCTAGGGATATTGTAGATAGGCTTTATAGTAGTGGGGGTAAGAAAAAATCCTCAATCCTTACAGAGGAAGAGAGGTTGATGTCATTACCCGTAAAGGAGATAATGAATTATCCAGTTATAACCGCAAAAGGTGACGATAGTGTAGAAAAGGCTGTAGAGACAATGTTGTCTAAGAAGATATCTGGAACGCCGGTCTTAGAGGGGGAATATTTAGTAGGTATGTTTAGTGGTATTGACGCAATAACCATCATCGCTAAAAAGTATCAGATGGAAATACCTATTGAGGCAAGATTGACAAGTGAATTAAAACAAGGGAATATGAAAGCTCTCATAGATGGTATATTAGAGAGGTACCTTTCGAGATTAGAGAAACTTACGGACATTATAAACTTTAAAGTGACGTTTAAAGAGGAGTCCAAGAGCGAGGGTAAGAAGCTATATCAAGTAACAGCCAGAGCTGTAACAAAAGTAGGCGACTTCGTAACTAAGGACAGTGATTGGGATCCAGTAACTGCCGTAAGAAAAGCAGTTGAAAGGTTAGAAGAAAGAGTACAGAAGGAATTAAGAAAAATGGAGACCACTAGAAGGAAACAAAAGGCAGAGGAGAGTTGA
- a CDS encoding acetoin utilization protein AcuC — MHKTAFVWDDRYLDYSFPGDHPFKSLRESMTKKILEERGAFHYIDLVKPDIIPEEMLYKVHSKEYVEFVKKKSEEGRGYLDDGDTPAFKGIFESALVRVSGTVTAVKLLDNYDHTINIGGGFHHAKYTSASGFCVFNDVALGIKIAEDKFNRIALVDIDGHHGDGTQLLLANDPKVLKISLHMYHKGFFPGSGDVDEIGEGDAKGLTMNIPLPPGTADDMYLYAFNQVVVPKLNEFKPELIVILNGGDSHFTDPLVELKLSNKGYLDVIRTLHKLAHDFNAKIVMTGGGGYNYESTAKIWALSIAELANLDFTDFLELEDCCYLASSGFVKKRVVEIVEKLKKIHGL, encoded by the coding sequence ATGCACAAGACGGCATTCGTATGGGATGATCGTTATTTGGACTATTCTTTCCCTGGTGATCATCCTTTCAAATCACTCCGTGAGTCAATGACGAAAAAAATACTTGAAGAAAGAGGTGCATTTCACTATATAGATCTCGTAAAACCGGACATTATACCCGAGGAAATGTTGTACAAAGTTCACTCCAAGGAATATGTTGAGTTTGTGAAGAAAAAGAGTGAAGAAGGAAGAGGATATTTAGATGATGGTGATACACCTGCATTTAAAGGTATATTTGAATCCGCTTTGGTTAGAGTTAGTGGTACTGTGACCGCCGTAAAATTACTTGATAATTATGATCACACGATAAACATAGGCGGAGGATTCCACCACGCGAAATACACTTCAGCTTCCGGCTTTTGTGTATTTAATGATGTAGCCTTAGGGATAAAAATAGCCGAGGACAAATTCAACAGAATAGCTTTAGTAGATATAGACGGTCATCACGGTGATGGGACACAGCTACTCCTTGCAAATGATCCTAAAGTCCTTAAAATATCCCTTCACATGTACCATAAGGGCTTCTTCCCCGGTTCTGGAGACGTCGATGAGATAGGAGAAGGAGATGCAAAAGGGTTGACTATGAATATTCCTCTACCACCGGGGACTGCAGACGATATGTACTTATACGCATTCAACCAAGTTGTGGTACCTAAGCTTAATGAGTTTAAACCAGAACTAATTGTAATCCTGAACGGTGGAGACTCACACTTTACTGATCCTTTAGTTGAGTTAAAACTATCTAACAAAGGTTATTTAGACGTGATCAGAACTCTTCACAAACTTGCTCACGACTTTAATGCCAAGATTGTTATGACCGGAGGTGGAGGTTATAATTACGAGTCAACTGCAAAAATTTGGGCATTATCTATAGCGGAGTTAGCAAATCTAGACTTCACGGATTTCTTGGAACTTGAAGATTGTTGTTATTTAGCCTCATCTGGATTCGTGAAGAAAAGAGTAGTTGAGATAGTAGAAAAATTAAAGAAAATCCATGGGCTATGA
- the purT gene encoding formate-dependent phosphoribosylglycinamide formyltransferase encodes MEIGTPLLEGAKKLLWLGGGELGKEMVIEAQRMGLETVVVDRYDMAPAMHVAHRKYVVNMLDGNAIKSIIKKEHPDAIITEIEAINTDALLELEQEGFRVIPNARAVKICMNRLDLRMLAAEKVKVPTTAYAFAETSEEVKKACKDIGYPCIVKPEMSSSGHGHEVIYNESEVEEKFKEALAHARGKSSKVIVEEFINIDRELTVLTYRYPLINGGVQTKSLPPIEHQRPKDVYYYVESWHPSTVPEDVAARAREYAMRVVDELGGFGIFGVEILISGNRVLFSEVSPRPHDTGLVTMASLDINEFQIHVRSAIGLPTPEVKLVTPAAAHVILANNEKWAPKFINVEKALEIPGVQIRLFGKPSTYYKRRMGVVLATGKDVEEAKEKVRKASSLILVS; translated from the coding sequence ATGGAAATAGGTACGCCTCTTCTCGAAGGTGCAAAAAAACTCCTCTGGCTTGGCGGAGGAGAACTGGGTAAAGAAATGGTGATAGAAGCCCAGAGGATGGGTTTAGAGACCGTAGTAGTGGACAGATATGATATGGCTCCTGCAATGCATGTAGCTCACAGAAAATATGTAGTGAACATGTTAGATGGTAATGCAATAAAGAGTATAATTAAAAAAGAACATCCAGACGCTATAATTACTGAAATAGAGGCAATTAATACTGACGCATTGCTGGAACTAGAACAAGAGGGCTTTAGAGTAATTCCTAACGCTAGAGCCGTGAAGATCTGTATGAACAGACTAGACCTTAGAATGTTGGCTGCTGAGAAGGTAAAAGTGCCTACTACTGCTTATGCCTTTGCAGAGACGTCAGAGGAGGTTAAAAAAGCTTGTAAGGACATAGGTTATCCATGCATAGTAAAACCTGAGATGAGCTCAAGCGGGCATGGTCATGAGGTAATATATAATGAATCTGAAGTTGAGGAAAAGTTTAAGGAGGCATTAGCTCATGCCAGAGGAAAAAGTAGTAAAGTTATAGTCGAAGAGTTCATAAATATTGACAGAGAGCTTACGGTACTTACATATAGGTACCCATTGATTAACGGTGGAGTTCAGACGAAGAGTTTACCTCCGATAGAACATCAGAGACCTAAAGACGTATATTACTACGTTGAATCATGGCATCCCTCGACTGTTCCAGAGGACGTAGCAGCCAGAGCTAGAGAATATGCAATGAGAGTTGTTGACGAGCTAGGTGGTTTCGGTATATTCGGTGTAGAGATACTTATTAGCGGTAATAGGGTTCTCTTTAGTGAAGTATCTCCAAGACCCCATGATACTGGGCTAGTGACTATGGCAAGCCTGGATATTAACGAGTTTCAGATCCACGTGAGAAGTGCAATAGGACTTCCAACTCCAGAGGTCAAGTTAGTAACACCTGCAGCAGCTCACGTTATTTTGGCTAATAATGAAAAGTGGGCCCCTAAATTCATTAATGTAGAGAAAGCTCTAGAAATTCCTGGTGTTCAAATAAGGCTCTTCGGAAAACCCTCTACTTACTATAAAAGGAGAATGGGTGTTGTCCTAGCTACTGGTAAGGATGTAGAGGAAGCTAAAGAGAAAGTTAGAAAGGCTTCGTCACTTATACTAGTATCATAG